Below is a window of Sporosarcina ureae DNA.
TATATGTTAGCCGGCTTGTTCGGAGATATCGCAACATACTTCGTGCAGCCTGCTGCTTATACCCATGTCGGTGCAAGTGGAGCGATTTTCGGTGTGTTCGGTGCGTTTGGTGCGCTTGTGTATTACACGAAGCATGCATTCCCGCAGTTGAGACAGGTTATTTTACCGATTATCGTCATTAGTATTGTGATGACATTTGTCGGGACGAACATTAACGTGACAGCGCATATTGCTGGGCTGATCACTGGCTTCCTGATTGGACTGAGCTTTTTCAATCCGAAGAACATCGTCAGTTGGAGAAAAAAATAGTGTGATGCAAAGTCAGATAAGGGATAGTCCTTGTCTGGCTTTTTGCATTGAAACAGAGAATTTTACACATGTGTTGGGGTGGGGATTTGCGTTCTAGACGGACGCGTTATGGAGGGTCCGCAATGAAAATCCCCTATCTAACACCAATGCCAGCCTTTCTAATTTCATTAAGCCACAAAAGCCAGACAGGTTTAGTTGTCTGGCTCTGTTTGTGTTTCTGGAATTTCTGGATGATATTCATACCAAGACAGGAACTTTTCCGCATCTTCCTGTGGCATGTGGCGAATCGCTGGAGCGTCGAGTGTCATGCCAGATTTGACATTGGCAGTGATGGTTGCGACTCTTTTTCTCCGGTGGAAATAGTTCTGATCTACTTCCATCGACTGAATACGATTCTTCTCAGTGAACACCGTCTGCCGACTGATTGCGCGGAAACGCATCGTCAATTGCTTTGGCAAGATCGTGTATGCAGCTGTATTGTATTGCCAAATGCCAAGCAATCCAACTAGCGGTAAGAGCAACAATGTCAGCAAGCCATACGGGAAAAAGTTATACGAGACAATCGCTATTGGAATCAATGTCACGAGTAACTTAAAACGGTAATAAAAACGCTTACCCCTGCTTCCGATTTTCTCTTTTGGCTCACTAAAGTCTATATTTGGAAACAGCTCCTGCAACGGTTCTATAATGCGTTTTCGTTTTGCTAAAGGAAAAAGTTTGATTCGTGAACCTTCCCCTACTCCTCCCGCACTGTTGATAATGACCGCCCCATAGCCGAATAGTTGGCGTAAAGGATTTTCAGCTATAGTAATATTTTGTACACGTTTCAACGGAACAGTTACTCGTTTCTTCTCAAGCAACCCTCTCGTTATGATTAGATCATCTTTCTCAAGCATGACTTTGAAATCATAATTCGCAAGGAATGTCATCGCAACGGATAGTAGCCAAACGATCAGAAAACCGAGTACTATTAAAATCGTGATGACGAAGACGCCAATACGGATGAACGATTCTAACTCTCCAAACAACCAGTCGTACGGTATAAGTTCTTCGATTTGTGATAAAAACACGAGAGCACCGGATAAAATAACCCCAATGCCCCCTGACGTTGTCGCAAGCATGAGCAAGTCGCCTGTCGTCATAGAGAAAATCACGGGTGCTGGTTGATGCACAGTTTGAATTTCACGTTCAATCTGTTCGGCTGCCTCTTTCGTGATCGCAGTCAATTCCGCTTCAGCATCTTTACCGGAAGAAGACCCCGCCGTTTCGATTTTAACCTTTACTAATTGAAATGGACGGTGAAAAATACCTTCTGTGTAATCTAAGCTTTGAATGCGGTCAAAAGGGATATAACGCTTTTTCCTGACAAACAAACCCGATACGATGCGCAGTTCTTGGTCCTCGAACCAATAGTCGAAGCGACGCCATTTCACAATACCTGATACGAGCGTAAATACGATTAATACACCGAATAGGAGTAACGTCCAATATTGGATATACCAAGGCGCTGTACTTTCTCCTTTGAAGCCATTCACAAAGACTAAAATAATGAATGGACCAATTAAATCTTTCAGTGTTTTCGCAGTCTCGACGACAGCTGTGATCCAATGAAGTTTATAGCGTTGTTCAGACATCGTCTTTCGCCACCCTTGCAAACGTCGATATCCGATTGCGCAGTTCATCCGCCTCTTCCGTTACCAATGCAGGAATGGAATGATTTGTTGCTGCAGTAGAAATCGTGATGGACGCTAGACCATATTTGCGTAGAATTGGCCCTTCTGCTGTATCCACGTGCTGAACACGCACCATCGGTATAAGCGTGCGATTGACGATGAATAAACCGTGTTGTAGCTCTATCTCCGCTTCACGCACTTCGTAACGCCAGCGTTGCCAACGTATTTTCGGAAATAAATAAATTGATAAAAATGCATATAATAGTACGACTACAGAAACGACAATCATAATCCAAACGGGCCAATCAAAAAAATACGATAAAAAACCAACGCCGACTGCGATTACCAGTATAATAACACTTTGAATCGTTCCATATAATCTCCATACCGTTAACCCTTTTCTGGAGATTTGATTTGAAGGTTGTTGCCTCACTAGATCCACCTCTTTTCGAATACCTACACATACATACGTAACAACATGAAAAATGTTTCATTTAATCGATCATATCATATTCACGACAAAAAAATCCGGGCTGCTATAATGCAGGCCCGGATTTTGTCTATTCTTATCTTTCTGAACGATTACTGCTGCTGCTGCGTCTTGATGCGCCATCTCTTCTTGCGCCATCACGAGGCCCACTGCCACGTCTATTAGATCCGCCAGCTGAACCACCGCTTCTGCCACGTCCGCCTTGTGAACGTCCGCCGCCGCTACGATTGCCGCCTTTATAACCGCCACCTGAACGTGAAGAACCACGTGAAGGTAATGGACGCTCTTCAGAAATACTAACAGGCGTCTCATCAACGTCTTTAGTCAATGACTTAAGAGCAGCTGACAAAATTTCTTTTGCATCATATTTCT
It encodes the following:
- a CDS encoding rhomboid family intramembrane serine protease, with the protein product MFIRTENFSQYVRAYPVVTFLLALNIGIFIYTLIPGIGDQLFLLGLGDNFLIANGEYWRLITPMFLHGGFMHLLFNMFSLFVFGPELEKIAGKARFITVYMLAGLFGDIATYFVQPAAYTHVGASGAIFGVFGAFGALVYYTKHAFPQLRQVILPIIVISIVMTFVGTNINVTAHIAGLITGFLIGLSFFNPKNIVSWRKK
- a CDS encoding PH domain-containing protein; translated protein: MSEQRYKLHWITAVVETAKTLKDLIGPFIILVFVNGFKGESTAPWYIQYWTLLLFGVLIVFTLVSGIVKWRRFDYWFEDQELRIVSGLFVRKKRYIPFDRIQSLDYTEGIFHRPFQLVKVKIETAGSSSGKDAEAELTAITKEAAEQIEREIQTVHQPAPVIFSMTTGDLLMLATTSGGIGVILSGALVFLSQIEELIPYDWLFGELESFIRIGVFVITILIVLGFLIVWLLSVAMTFLANYDFKVMLEKDDLIITRGLLEKKRVTVPLKRVQNITIAENPLRQLFGYGAVIINSAGGVGEGSRIKLFPLAKRKRIIEPLQELFPNIDFSEPKEKIGSRGKRFYYRFKLLVTLIPIAIVSYNFFPYGLLTLLLLPLVGLLGIWQYNTAAYTILPKQLTMRFRAISRQTVFTEKNRIQSMEVDQNYFHRRKRVATITANVKSGMTLDAPAIRHMPQEDAEKFLSWYEYHPEIPETQTEPDN
- a CDS encoding PH domain-containing protein; protein product: MRQQPSNQISRKGLTVWRLYGTIQSVIILVIAVGVGFLSYFFDWPVWIMIVVSVVVLLYAFLSIYLFPKIRWQRWRYEVREAEIELQHGLFIVNRTLIPMVRVQHVDTAEGPILRKYGLASITISTAATNHSIPALVTEEADELRNRISTFARVAKDDV